GGACACGCGCCCAGCCGGCCGCGCCGCCTGTCAGAGTCCTATGGCCTCGTATTTCGGTAGTGAAACAGTGTTAGGTCCTAGCTGACGCTCCGGGgcgccccggcggggccgggagcggccgcAGTGCAGGGGGCGCGGGGAcggccccggcggggcgggTGGGGTCGGGAAGGAGGAGCGGCGCCCACAGCGCCCAGCCCTCGGCTCGCGGGGGGGAAAAACCTATGAAGAGGCCAGAGCTGGGGTTCAGAGGGAGCAACTCTGCGTATAATCTTGAGAAAGGGCCGCAGCCGACCTACGGGGCCTGACCCGACGGGCCGGACCAGGCCCATCCCCTTGGGGCAGCTGCCGGGGCTCGCCGTGTGCCGCGCCGGAGCTGCTCGCCAGGCGTGGGGGGCACCCGCCCCGGGGCGTCCGCCGGGCCCCTGCTCGGCCGTCGTTTGGTCCAGCATCCAGGGATCGCCCTGTTTTCAAAAGCTTGCGAGAGACAGAGAGGGGGcgagagagagggagagagagagagacagagaggcgTTAGTCCGAGCAGCCCCTCCCCGCGGAAGGGTCCCCGCCGAGCGGCAGCGCTAGCCCGAGCAAAAAGACCCCAGAGAGCCAAGAGGCACTGAGGTACTGCCGGCGGAGCAGCTgccgccgcctccgcccgcCCCCGCGCTGGACGGGCTCCCGGAGCAGAGCCCGGACCGCCCAAAGCTTCCCTGGAAACCCAGGGTCTGCACCAGCGCTGCCGAGAGTATGGAACAAGGCCAATCCTCCACGCCTGGGCTTGGGGCCAGCACCTGGGGATGAAGATGGCGATGAGTGGCCCAACATGAAGGGGATGGGTCTGTGCTAtgcctttcccagcctggaggCTGGGAGTATGGCaaggcagggctcagcaggTGCTTGGGGGACATTGGTGCTGCTGGAACCTTAGAGGTGGCATGGTGGAGGGGACTTGTGTGCAGATGTGCCCTGTACACTCACTGTTATACTCAGAGTCTGGTGCCGCATGCTGAATTCATTGGCTTCTTCATAGGTTTTTCCACTGCAACGACTCAAATCTCCACTCACTTCCCAAACTCCTGCAgtggaagggaggaggagggcatcaagcacagctggggcagggagccCACAGCACAGTGCCTGGTGCTGGCTGCACTCACCTTGTGCCGTTCTCTCACCAGAACGAAGTGAACTTCTTGCCGAAAGCTGACACCGCTGCGGGGAATCCAGGACAGGTGTCAGTATGGTGTAGTGACCCTGGCCCTCCACTTCCCTGGGCCCCAAACTGTGGGAGCACTGCATCCCACTGGCTGCACCCAACCATCCCCGAAGTGCTCGACTCCATCTCAGTGCAGAACAGCaccacagccctgtccccatcccgggaGCAGCTCTCACCTTCAGTCAGTTTGCCTGCTTGTTCCGCTGCCCCCCCTGGCAGGATTTTGGAGAAGACGCTCTCTCCTTCCCCGCCAGGCTGCCCTGTGGCCATGCCCGCGGGACCACGTGGCCCGGCTGCCCTTGGACCAGCCTTGCTGTCTGCTGTGGGACAAACAAAGCCACTGTTAGCAGGGGACAGGCTCAGCCgagttttggggtgccaggCAGCTGGCATGAGGTGGGACAAATGGCACAGTGCCACTGGGGCTCACTgacctgctgctcccaggggctgtgctgacggtgctctccccggctgctgtGGCACTTTTGCTGCAGGTTTGGATGTGTCCGTCGGCTCCACTTTTGTCTGGAAATGGGAAAACAGCTTTCAGGGCTCACCCTCCCAATAGAGCGTCTACCGGGGGTGGCCAGGCTGAAACCCCAAACACTGCTCCACAACCCCAGAAAAGGCAGCAAGGGATCCAGGACATAGTGATGTCCCCTCCTGGGTCCACTCAAGGGGGTGGAAGCTTCCACAGCACCTATGGGTGTCTGTATTGGGCGTGTGAGTGGGATACACTTTACTCCATGGCTCCCATTGCCAACACTTCCCCTGCCAGCCACTGGCCACAGCCAGCTGTGTCGATTCCAGGCAAAGCTGTGGGGTCAGGATGCAGCCTGGCCATCTAAGCCTGTACTTACCGCCGGTGCTGGGTGTCCACCCGGCTGTGCATGGAGTGTGGCTGGtgccttccctgctgcctgggccggccctggctgctgctgcggtGGCCGGGATGAGGGGGgtccctgtgtcctgccccTGGTGTCAGGCTGTGCCGAGCTTGCTGGCTGGGCAGCCTGGCGTGCTGCCGGCTGCTGCCGCGCTGCcggctgccctgcctgctgctgcctggccgccggctgctgtgggtgagTGAGGGGTTCCGGCTTCGGCGCTGGCGTGGCCGACCCATGCGGCTGGGAAGGTTTCTGTGCCTTGGGGGTCTCAGTGCCATGGTGGTGAGCAGCGGGGCGGGATGACGGGGCGTAATCAGCGGAGCTGGGGCCGTAAGGTGCGCGGGACTCCGGCTGCTGCGCCTTCTTGGGGCCGGCTGAAGGCCCATGGCCACGGGGCTCATGGCGGCCAGATTCTCGTGGGTGCTGCTTTGAGGAGCGGCGTGGGGGCTCGTCGCTGGCATGCCGGGAGGAGCCAGCATGGCGATCATACTCCCTGTGGTGCCGGTGCTCGCGGTGTTGGGGGTAGTCGTCGTGCTGCCACGGGTCTTCATCGGGGGGCTCGTCATAATCGTGGTACGTGTGCTTAACTGGGGGTCTCTTCTGTGAGGAAGAGTGGCCACCGTAGTGCCTGACCCTCTCTGCCCGCGCCTCCCTGGGCTTATCAAACCAGTCTGTCTCCTCCTGACCCAAATGATAGGCTTCggaaaccaaaaacaaaccacagtcAATCTCTCGCTCGAGGCTGCGCGGGTGGAAGCCATGCAATGAAGTGGGAGGGACAAGCAGCGGGCACGCGCGCAGGGGACAGCACAGTGCCGGTGGGGACGGGACGCGGCACAGCAGGGCACCGTGCAGGACTGGCTAACACCGAacacccagggcagggggaggaaggCACGTGTCAAGCAAACTGAGGCGGTGAGAGTGTCTCTGCGTATGAGCGGACAGGCATGCCCCGGGGAAGTGCCATGCTCTGGGGTGGTCACCACGGGGAGTTGTTACCTTCGCTGTCCGAGACAACGCAATGGGCATCATCCATGCCGTAGCCCTCCTCGTGCTTGTACGAGTGACTCCTTGGCACGTCTTTGATGTGCTTTTGCACATCAGGCAACGAGTGGCTGGAGCAGAACTGGGAGCAGGGGTCCCCCGCTGACTGGGGGCCCGGCCCTCCTGCAGTGCGCGACCCCCCCACTGACTTCCCCATAGGGCTGACAGGGCTCTCCTCCTCTGAGGGCTGCGAGCGCATGGGCGCCCGCCCACGGCTCTGGCTCATGCTGAGGGATGAGGGCTTGGAGCTGACTTTCTGGGAGCGCTCCATGCTCTCCCGCTCATAGGACTTGCTCCGGCCGCCCATTTCCCGGCTGGAGGACTTTTCCACCCCATAGCCAGAGGAGCGGGTTCTGCTGCTGGAAGAGTAGACCCGCTCCTCCTCGTCCACCAGATCCCGGCTGGAGACACCGTAGTACTTTTGCTGCTCATAGACGTTCTTCTTCAGGCCATAGGTAATCTCATCCTGCAGTTTCTTGGCCCTGGAGGCCACATTGCTGCTGCCAATTGAGGTGGTTGTTGAGTAGGAGGCCAGGTCTGACTCTACATCTTTGGCTTCTTCAATGGGGGAGAACTTGGAGATCTTCTGCTCCATGCCCTGCTTCCTGTGCTTGCTGCGCTTGGAGGAGATGACAGCAGGTGCCAGGTTCTTGGATGAATGCTTCGGTAGTGGCgtgccagagctgtgcttgTCCATCCGTGAAGAGTGCCGGTACTCACTGTCCCCATAGTAGTAGCTCGAGCTGGTGGAGCTCCCTGACACCCTGCCATTGCTTTCTGTGCCCCGGTAGTAGCTGTTCTTCCCACGATGGTCGGGGCCATGGTGATCATAGATGTCCTCCTCAGACTCCTCCTCAGCTTTGGTGTAGCAGCAGGGACGGCTGGAGCCCTCGGTGTCCCCTAGATCactcttctctctgctgtggCGGCTATCGGTGCTTGTGCCCACTGGCTCTGCTTTCTGCCCATCCACTGCTGGACTCTCCTTGGTGAGCTCGCTGATGTCCTCGATCATCACATAGTTACGGGGGATGTTCTGCTCCAGACTGGTGTAGAGGGACTCAGAAGAGTAGCTGGCTGAGGGGCCCGGTGCCGTGCTGGTTCTCTCAGCCGGCCGGGTCTCAGGTGCCTTGTACTGCTCATAGCCACTGCTCGCTGGTGCAGTGCTGAGGGTGACATCAGGCACGGCAGAGGAGCTGGTGGCCGCACTGATGACCTCGTAGTTGGTGGGGATCttctgttctaggtcagccaGAGAGGTTTGCCGTGGCTTCTGGTGCCCACCAGCTATGTCTGCTGGGCTCTGGTAGAGGGTGGGCTGTGCCGCCGGCACGGCGGCTGCCCCAGCGAAGGCGCTCGGGGCTTGGtaggggttttggggctggaagcctggctgggctggcgTGCCCAGCTCTGGGTATGCGGCGCCGGGGGCCGAGAAGCCACCAGGCGAGGTGAAGGTGGGCAGTGGAGCTGCCGGCAAGCCATCCTGTGAGGTGCTGGCTGTGGGGTACTGGGGGTGCTGGAGGCGTGGTGGTGGGAAGGCGGTGGGGCCCTGCGGGGCAGGGTACGGGTAGGCGCCATAGGAGGCAGCGgctgcggcagcggcggcggcagcggcggcggcgttGTAGTCGGGGTACTGCCCGGCGGGGCGCAGGCCCGCGCTGTCGTAGGCGGCGAGGCGCAGGCTGTGCAGCTCGCTGTCTGACAGGTAGTCGCGGCGATCCCCGGGGTAGCGCAGGTAGGGGTGGTCCCGCCCACCAACCCGATCCTTCAGCAGCGACTCCTTGCGCTGAGTGATGCCCAGCTCCAGGTACTTCAGCTTTGCATCgatttccttctcctcctcgtCCAGCTCCGCCTGCTTCTTCCGCAGCTTGGTGGCCTCATGTTCCACCAGCCTCAGGTCGCGGTCCAGCTCCTTCAGCAGGCTGGCCTTGGTGACAGGCGCGGTGGCCTTAGGAGCCAGGCTGCTCAGGTAGAGCTGGGAGGCGGCTGGGCTCGCCAGGGGGACGTGGGGCTCCTCAGGTGGTGGGCTGGGCAGTGTCCGCTTCACCTTGCGTGCCAGCGAGCTTGACTGCAGCCCCCCCACCTGCAAAGCCAAGGGACATCTGGTCAGGGGGGCAGGTGGGTGTCCCCCCCCCACGTCCCACCCCAAGCGCTGCAGTGGTCCTCCCGTGCCCTAGGGGCTGGGGTGAGGCATCCTGCTGTGCACGTGTTCCCCCATGCACTGAGAAAGCGGCGTTTATGTAAAAGCGCAATAAATAGGATGGAAGTAACAGGCAGGGCGCTTTCCGTGAGTAATTACCAGGGGTGGCAGCCAGCCAAGTGCTGAGCTGGCCACGTGCATACCCTCTGCTGCAAAAAATGCTTTCTGTCCATGGGCACTTAGCAGAGAGACTTGGAGGACTGCCGGTGGGTACTGCTGCCCCAGGAATTGCCCCGGGACTTCTTGGCTGGGCACTTGACTGTTCAAGGCAACCTTGGTGTGTGGGGGCAAAGGTGTGAGCAAGAGCCACCACAAACCTAAGTGGAGCCGCGCATGGTGGTGGCTCCTCGAGAGAGAAGGGGGACCCGTCTGGAGCAGGGGACAGCCCTGATGCTGCCAACCCACagcatctcctgcctgctgaCAGGCTCATGCAGCCAATGGACCTCCAGGGcctccctccagctgctggtACTGCCTTGCACGTCTGTGCCTGCTGGCTTCCATCAGCTGCCGCGGGGACCAGccctttgaaatattaattGCCACAGCACTAATGAAACCGCAGTGTCCTGAGGTGCCTCCTGGGGCTGTTCCCTGGGGGTAACGCTGTTCCCTGTGTGACGTACCTGTGAGCTGGGGAGCAGCGGGTGTTGGTAGAGCGAGAACCTGTCCTTGCCGGCCTCCTCAGAGGTGGGGCTGATGGGCTTGGGGTCAGACAGGGAGCGCTGCATGGTCTTGATGGGGCGCGGCAGCGTCTGCTGGCGCTGGGCTAAGTCGGTGGTGAAGTGCTTCTGTGGGGGGACGTGGGCCTTGTTCAGCCGCTCGCTGGTGGCAAAGGAGGACTCCAGGAGGCGATGGGGGGACAAGGGAGAGACGGGTGAGTAGAGGACCTGGGGAGAGCGGGGTGGCTGGCGGGTTACCAGCTGGGAGAGGGATTCGGCCGGCAGATGGGATTGGTAACCAATTTCCAGGGGATCTGGCTTCTTCTTCTCAAACTTGCCCAGGGTCTGCTGCCGGACAGTGTGGGGGTCCAGAGGGCCTGTGCTCACTATTTGGAGGTTGGTGGAGTAGGGTGGGATGGTGGTGGGCACCGTCAGCTGGGGGACCACAACGCCAGGTTGGGGAGCTGGCTCTGGCTCTGTCTGGCAGGCCAGGCTTTCACCACGCTGCGTCTTCTCTGGGGCTGAGATGTACTTCACGATCTCCACTCGGGGGTCATGGGTGGTGATGTGAATGGAGGGGGACACACGGAGGAGCTGGTCGGGCTCTGTCTGCACTGAGCAGTCGCTGATGGTCTGGATACCCACGCTGGCTGTGCGGGTTGCCCCGTCCGTCTTGCCCTCGGTGCTGGCCTCAGCGTGCCGTGAGGCCCTGGAGCGCCGGCGGCGCACGGGCTGCTCCCACTCCCCGCTGTCCTCCTCGTCCGTCTGCACACTGCAGTCAGCGCTGCGCCGTGTCCGCCGCCGCCGCGACAGCATGAACCGCTCCTCGCCGTCCTCCTCATCTGTCTGCACACTGCTGTCTGCCATCTTCCGTGCTGCAAAGGTCTCTTTCTCGTAGGCATCCCTCAGCCGTGGCATCGAGTTCCTCTTCTTGATGCCCCGGCCGGGCTCCCAGGACTCCTCCACTTGAAGTGACATGTCCGAGGCTGAGCTGCTGAGTGGCCGCTGTGGCATGGGGTAGCGGGGACCAGCAGGCCCCTCTGGGGGTGTCTGGCCCGGTGGGGGCCATGCCTGCCCATTGTGTGGCAGCACCCGCAGCGCCTCAGCGGGCCCCTCGGGCGGGCGAGCAGTGGGCTCCACGGGAGTGGGGAAGATGGTCTTCTGCCgcttctgctcctccagctgctgctgcagctggtgctggagctgatggatgtgCTCGAGCTGGAGGCGCTGCTGGGCGAGCTGCTCCCGTTGCAGTGCCAGCTGCGCAtgccgctcctcctgctgctgctgcagcacctgctgcttgatgcactgcagctcctgcagctcccgctgcaccagcagctgctccttctcccGGTGCCGCTGCAGCTCGGCGCGCTCCCGCTctagctcctcctgcagccgcAGCTGCCgcagcttctccagctccaCACGCTCCCGCTCCAGCTGCAGCACGTGCTCCTGCTGCTTGCGCTGACGCTCCTCTTCCCGCTCCCGCTCCTCCCGCTGAGCTCCATCCAGTGATGGCTTGGGCGCTGTGGCCACTGGCCCACCCTCCTtgggggctgctggtgctgctggtgcctcTGCACGGGGGGCAGCTGGTGGCggctctgctctctgcaagCCACTGGCAGGTGCGGCGGGGGCAGCAGGTGCtttggcagcaggagcagctcccaccGCTGCCGGTGCTGTGCTGGCGATGGGCTTCCCCAGGTAGACGGGTGTCTCCATCATGGAGGCTGCTGGGGCCGGCCGGCTTGGGGCCGGGAAGCGGTAGAGGCCTTGTGTCGCAAGCGGGACACGGGGGGTGACAACTGGCAGCCTGGCCAAGCTGGTCAGTGGGACTGCTGCCACACCGCCCGGGCCATAGGGTCTATACAGCCCACGCAGCATGGGCCGCAGCACCGAGGCTGGCTGGGTGGTGATGGGCAGTGTGGAGGCAATGGGGGTGTTGATGGTGGAGTAGATCATGCCGTCAGCGGCCCGCACGGTTGCGGTGGAAGGAAGCATTTGCCGGATGGCACCCAGGCGGACACCAGGAACGTTGTACTGTGCCAGGTTGCTGAAGCCCTGTCGTCCCTCAGGGAAGGTGGGGTTGTACATCCCACTGGGTTTGGGGGCTACAGGGCCCTGCTGCGGAGCTGCcagcccccctgtgcccccctgcCCGGTGCTGGGGCCGTAAGGCAGCACATCAGGGCCATTGGCATGCCGGCCCCCGTACTGGTCCATGGAGTTGAGGGCAGCACACATGCGGCTGATCTCACGTGCCGTGGTGGCACTGTAGTGGGCCAGGCTGGACTCCTGGAAGCTGGCCAGGTCCCCCCGGTGTGAGAAACGGTAGTCGGAGTAGATGTTGGAGGCTGAGCTGTACCTCCGCATGGGGAAGGGGTGACTCAGCAGCTCTCCTGGTTGGCGAAGGTCGGAAAAAGAGCCGTACTGTGGCCCCTGGCCCAGGTAACCCCCCTCGGCAAAGCCCACACTGTAGGAGTGCTTCATGGTGCTGAGGTCTACAGCGGCATCacctgctggggcagggaaggacTGATCCCCCTTTGTGTGGTAGTAGCTCATCCCGATTTCAGAGAGGTTCGTGTCTGACATGGAGGAGTAGAGTCGTCCGAAGGCGCTGGCTGGGTAAAACTTCTGCTCCTCGTAGAGCGCAGGTGCCGGGGCTGGCTGCTCCCGGTAAGGGAAGgtctctggcagctctggctctcTGCTGCCATACACTGGTCCACCAGCTTTCCGACCAGGCATCACTGCTGCCTCTCCGGTTTTCTTCTCTGGCATCTTGGAGGTGGGGTTGAAAGCACCTGTGCAGCTGCCACCGAAGGGGAACTTGTATACCATGTCACAGCAGGCCACCTGGCTCTCCGGCTT
The Taeniopygia guttata chromosome 12, bTaeGut7.mat, whole genome shotgun sequence DNA segment above includes these coding regions:
- the BSN gene encoding protein bassoon isoform X1 codes for the protein MGNEASLEGGGDDGQLPPAAAAAAGAPPPPAAAAAKPPSAPGGGGQLPPAAGPSTLRRPEQLDQAAGQRSASPSLAQTAPSSQSLREMRGRGQPGPAAEGPRRTLQVDARSQGSGRSPSVSPERGSTPTSPYSVPQIAPLPSSTLCPICKTTELTSSPGQPNFNACTQCHSKVCNQCGFNPNPHLTQVKEWLCLNCQMQRALGMDMTTAPRSKSQQQLHSPSPSPSQSPAKHPQPPAADKTPPAPRPLPQEQPKPQPTTPQREPHGQGQPKPQEAARSSPQHQARSSPQHQQAKPSPSEQRKTPGDARAKPAAPAPGAGAPEQPQEGLTGKLFGFGASLLTQASTLMSVQPEAPAPSQPSPGKVPPKIVFSDASKEAGPKAPGAQGRAGAAPAAKPGKAEQGVKPKEVPKARVSCPLCKAEINVGSSEPPNYNTCTTCRQQVCNMCGFNPTPHLVEKNEWLCLNCQTQRLLEGSLGDPAPMPLPTAKPPPTGSPRHQAPAAGQQRAPTPAPVPAEPAPPEQQPSPARSLRAAEQSRTPSPAPAEKKPPPPAEKKPPVPAEEKPLPKAAPEPSRAPESVAPKGKSMTPKPEVERKESQALPEAPRAKEQEDGSKPYPPDLSRSPQSLSDTGYSSDGISSSQSEITGLVQQEEEKLSSTGLAGQSPPSPSELTKLESSMRPLLEGRGAPTQSPERSKSRTEPQEDQRQQQRPRYLSITPEAFDSDEELEDILEEDEEWENQRERRESAESSDEFGSKLRHDYVEDSSEGGFSPVPPRSKGQEAEVTDEEFMRRQILEMSAEEDNLEEEEEGYVRTKYSIPKAGQKTEAEKGKEPASAKRRLPHGASSMYTEESKEVEAVEGDDLSTAQGGLRRFKTIELNSTTGYGREMDIGQEPDTSVDREPELEMESLTGSPEERSRGEYSSTLPATTPSYTSGTSPTSISSLEEDSDSSPSRRQRLEEVKQQRKARHRSHGPLLPTIEDSSEEEEMREEEELLREQEKMREVEQQRIRSTARKTKRDKEELRAQRRRERSKTPPSNLSPIEDASPTEELRQAAEMEELHRSSCSEYSPSIDSEAESFDAVASKLYKSGSEYNLPTFMSLYSPTEKVESAASQPISKPLKSAEEAYEEMMRKAEMMQKQQVQQAQPASSYSSTYQQVGYRSTEGQNGFDYQYGEEYQYDSGLTHPSQPDYSSALPKAGAVYEEILQTSQSISRMHQSSSFDLALKKGEKVKGQEEAYQEKRFLNAESAYADLLKQNGGPLTPGTSPTQLSAPVSFASSDSSTGKIIPDVRVTQHFAKEGQDLAKLQSAPATPSPVSKATTTPYAYSKGTSTVTTAAGSPGSALQSYSSPSPEAPSIAGRSYTPSKSTVSYGSQTEDATRTRTVEISVQTAREKIPAVSDSKPTLPKTYTFFKSSSPPLSPTSPTQSPTRTTKATAEFSTQTQSPVLSYDGPCAAGPDTSSSMVAQGTQTPHRAGSPRLTRQASSQDSPFMVITLAADAASQTKPVSSGASTSPTLSPTRPSRQLLAHGYTQTPEPEQPTGAYIRAQTVKDHAQKAPAVTSAADSITGLYSWGPLPAENISLCRISSIPGTSRVEPGPKVPSSNAVDLRTALKSAPIIITDQGMDLTSLATEARKYCLTLDHIPNRQSTAIQPLIINLNAQEQPHAIIAAASTASLAIASPMILSQSKQPMVYGDPFQSRMDFGQGTGSPVCLAQVKQVEQGVQTATVRASGVASGKPEPTAAPQTKFARYGMPGQMVKKDVLLTQTSGAQNASGLPQSFPPEPGSEVYRAVPVELKSQSPLLALGGKKSQVMMVQMEEAATGPVTKVLKEEVPANVLDLTGVKPESQVACCDMVYKFPFGGSCTGAFNPTSKMPEKKTGEAAVMPGRKAGGPVYGSREPELPETFPYREQPAPAPALYEEQKFYPASAFGRLYSSMSDTNLSEIGMSYYHTKGDQSFPAPAGDAAVDLSTMKHSYSVGFAEGGYLGQGPQYGSFSDLRQPGELLSHPFPMRRYSSASNIYSDYRFSHRGDLASFQESSLAHYSATTAREISRMCAALNSMDQYGGRHANGPDVLPYGPSTGQGGTGGLAAPQQGPVAPKPSGMYNPTFPEGRQGFSNLAQYNVPGVRLGAIRQMLPSTATVRAADGMIYSTINTPIASTLPITTQPASVLRPMLRGLYRPYGPGGVAAVPLTSLARLPVVTPRVPLATQGLYRFPAPSRPAPAASMMETPVYLGKPIASTAPAAVGAAPAAKAPAAPAAPASGLQRAEPPPAAPRAEAPAAPAAPKEGGPVATAPKPSLDGAQREEREREEERQRKQQEHVLQLERERVELEKLRQLRLQEELERERAELQRHREKEQLLVQRELQELQCIKQQVLQQQQEERHAQLALQREQLAQQRLQLEHIHQLQHQLQQQLEEQKRQKTIFPTPVEPTARPPEGPAEALRVLPHNGQAWPPPGQTPPEGPAGPRYPMPQRPLSSSASDMSLQVEESWEPGRGIKKRNSMPRLRDAYEKETFAARKMADSSVQTDEEDGEERFMLSRRRRTRRSADCSVQTDEEDSGEWEQPVRRRRSRASRHAEASTEGKTDGATRTASVGIQTISDCSVQTEPDQLLRVSPSIHITTHDPRVEIVKYISAPEKTQRGESLACQTEPEPAPQPGVVVPQLTVPTTIPPYSTNLQIVSTGPLDPHTVRQQTLGKFEKKKPDPLEIGYQSHLPAESLSQLVTRQPPRSPQVLYSPVSPLSPHRLLESSFATSERLNKAHVPPQKHFTTDLAQRQQTLPRPIKTMQRSLSDPKPISPTSEEAGKDRFSLYQHPLLPSSQVGGLQSSSLARKVKRTLPSPPPEEPHVPLASPAASQLYLSSLAPKATAPVTKASLLKELDRDLRLVEHEATKLRKKQAELDEEEKEIDAKLKYLELGITQRKESLLKDRVGGRDHPYLRYPGDRRDYLSDSELHSLRLAAYDSAGLRPAGQYPDYNAAAAAAAAAAAAASYGAYPYPAPQGPTAFPPPRLQHPQYPTASTSQDGLPAAPLPTFTSPGGFSAPGAAYPELGTPAQPGFQPQNPYQAPSAFAGAAAVPAAQPTLYQSPADIAGGHQKPRQTSLADLEQKIPTNYEVISAATSSSAVPDVTLSTAPASSGYEQYKAPETRPAERTSTAPGPSASYSSESLYTSLEQNIPRNYVMIEDISELTKESPAVDGQKAEPVGTSTDSRHSREKSDLGDTEGSSRPCCYTKAEEESEEDIYDHHGPDHRGKNSYYRGTESNGRVSGSSTSSSYYYGDSEYRHSSRMDKHSSGTPLPKHSSKNLAPAVISSKRSKHRKQGMEQKISKFSPIEEAKDVESDLASYSTTTSIGSSNVASRAKKLQDEITYGLKKNVYEQQKYYGVSSRDLVDEEERVYSSSSRTRSSGYGVEKSSSREMGGRSKSYERESMERSQKVSSKPSSLSMSQSRGRAPMRSQPSEEESPVSPMGKSVGGSRTAGGPGPQSAGDPCSQFCSSHSLPDVQKHIKDVPRSHSYKHEEGYGMDDAHCVVSDSEAYHLGQEETDWFDKPREARAERVRHYGGHSSSQKRPPVKHTYHDYDEPPDEDPWQHDDYPQHREHRHHREYDRHAGSSRHASDEPPRRSSKQHPRESGRHEPRGHGPSAGPKKAQQPESRAPYGPSSADYAPSSRPAAHHHGTETPKAQKPSQPHGSATPAPKPEPLTHPQQPAARQQQAGQPAARQQPAARQAAQPASSAQPDTRGRTQGPPSSRPPQQQPGPAQAAGKAPATLHAQPGGHPAPATKVEPTDTSKPAAKVPQQPGRAPSAQPLGAAADSKAGPRAAGPRGPAGMATGQPGGEGESVFSKILPGGAAEQAGKLTEAVSAFGKKFTSFW